The region AGCTCGGATATTGTCTAAGGTGTCGAGTGATGGAGAGAGACCCCCATGCAAACAGAAAATCTACAATAACATAGTGCTGGATATCAGATGTTGAAAGTGTAATATATTCAAAGTGAAAaataattgtgtttatcatgcaaACCTGACTCTCAATAAGAGCTGTCAAGGGCAAATAATCAAAAAGGTCAGTGAAAAACTTCCACACGTTGGCATTGCCATACTTCCTCAAGCATTCATCATAGAACCCATACCTGGCAAGAAAATGCGTCTTATCAACAATTTTGCATGCAAGGCATCTAGCACTGATGCATGAGTATTGCAAGCAACCTTCTCAGTTTAGTGCAAACAAAATGAAGTGTCCACAAAGCCctcaaaaattaaaagtgttGTGTCCTTACCCTACAGACTTTTATTGAACAAATACATACAAAACAATCGACATACAATATATTTCAACTATACTGTATTTTCATGAAACTGAATTTCAATGAAATATCAGACATGCACTTGTACAAACTTATTCCTCAACAAGTTCCCAAAGTCAAAGTAGATTCCTCTACGAAATAGTCATAATACAATCTTGCCTGTGATACGGAGTAAAAACAAATTTCAGTTGGAATTGGTTTTTTAATGCGTCATTAAGTTGAAGATAGTAATAGATCAAATTAACCATACCATAGCTACAAATGGTGTGCCATGATGCAGGTGGCAAGGGGCGATACCATTTCCTATACAAGGCATAAGCCCTTACAGATGTCAGCATCTAGGCATGCGTTTTGAACCTTTTCTTGTTCTTTTCTTTAATAGAGTTCATACCACAGACAATATAGGCGATACTGCATGTAGTGGATATATGAGGGATTCTGAAGTATCAATCATATGCATCTGATGGTGCACCCTACTCATCCCATGAACCCACTAGTTTTGGTCATTTCAAGACTAATTTCTTGCAAAGAAAGCTTTCATCATTTCCCCGTCAACGTTTTCCTCAAATTGGCGTTGATTTCCCCTTTCATTTGTTTATTTACTTCcccatttcttctttttttcctaCAAATTGCTGTTGTGTTAGGagtttcttattttacttccaTTTTCATCTTTAGGGCGGGTGGGGTGGGTACTGCGTTTCGTAATCGTTACTGATAACTACATTGATCCTGAAATATTCTCATAgagttgggggggggggggattgTCCTATCTTCTGTAACATCTGTGGACAGCGAACATCATGGGATGAATTTAACTATGAAAGGACACAATTTTGCATCTCAGATATGTCAAGCTCCAGGTCATCTTGAGAGCTTGAACCTTTAACACAATGAAACAAAACAAGAGAAGGCAGAGACTTACACTTGAGTGATCTGTCGACTTTCATGGTTGCCCCTCAGAATTGTGATTCTATCTCTGTAACGGACTTTCAGAGCCACTAGAAGTGTGACAGTTTCAACTGAGTAGTATCCGCGATCTGCATTCAATGAATACTTTCTTAGTGGAAATTGCGGGTACATCAAGTAACATAATCTCAGTATCACATAAAAGTTACAATTAATAGAAGAAATTAATCTAATACGACAATCAACAGAAGATAATCCAAATGCAAATAGCTATTTACTAAATGAGAATATTGTGAAAGATAGAGACATCATGTCAAATCTTTTGCAACGAGTTAACGTCACAGTGAGACACATAACGAACCCCAATTTTATTTTAGGTATCACAAAAGAATAGTGGAACATATATCACTAAGACGTATAAATATAAAGCTAATAACttctttttcatttgttttgcAATACTAACGACAGAAAAGTTGGATGGAAAGAAAAGTCGAGTGTGAATGCAACAGATTTCTATCCAAAATTTCCTCAATGATGATATAACATTCCCACTGACCACTTGCCTCATTCCTTCAGCATTTCAACATTAGCGGTTAACAGCTGCTGAAACAGCCAACCAATGCAACTGGCTCCAATCAAAATCACCCCATACTATTCTGTTGCACTTCTAGAGTAGCTTGGGACCAATTAAAAAGCAGATATTAACCACTAATTTTCTTTTGTCAAAGATATAACAAGCTCACCAACAATGCAGGAAGCTTGACAATTAATCTACAAACTCAGAGGAACACAAAACAATTCGTAATTAATAAGAATACAAATTAAGCTCATTCGCCTTATCCGATGGACCAATTAGACATTCTGCAAATAAGGAACTTCCTTGGGCATTCTTCTTCTCTCCTTTTTTTAAACCAAGCAATGTACCCTTCAAAACTTCGGTGCCACCATGTTATTTCGAGAAACAGATAAAACAACTCCACATCAAATTTCTTCAGTTCACAAAATCATCCATTTATCCTCCATGACCACTAAAAACAACCTTTGTCAGAAGCAAATCGACGATTTATCCAAGTCACAACAAGTAGTTAGTACCTTTTAATACACCAAACATTCAAATCATATAGATACATTATACATACCAACACATATCAGAAAACATCTTTCCAATTAATCTAGCGGAGAATCGAAGGAGAAAGGTAAAATACTCACCAACATAGTCTCCCATGAAGAGGTAATTTGTATCTGGAGCATTGCCTCCAATCCGGAAAAGCTCGATCAGATCGTAGAACTGGCCGTGGATATCACCGCACACAGTAACGGGACATTTCACCGGCTGCACATTCCATTCCTCAACCAAAATCGCCCGCGCCTGATCGCACAAAATCTTCACCTCCGCCTCCGACAGCGGCTTGCACTCCATCAATTGCTCTATCTGCCTATCCAAATCCCCATGCCCCGGCATCTTtctctatagaaaaacagaaattcAGCTACTTGAATGCTCCGCACCTCTGATCTGGAATTAGAATCCGAGATTCAAATCCGAATTACAGGAAGTAAAACTGGGTGAGCCGCGGGATCACCTGAGATCTCGATTTTGAACAACTTTTCAGCAAGATACCAGAAATCGGAattttttcatgatttttttatttctgaGATTTATTTCCATTTTCCCGAGAATCTAAATTCCAAAAATGATTGGGAAAGTATGTATTTTAAACATTTATCTAAAACAAATTATTATAGatatatatagtgtgtgtgtgtgtggagtTGGAACTTGGATTCAAAGATGGAATGTAAAATGCAACTCAAATGAACTCCCAATGGAACTATTAAAATGCAGgtgaatttattaatttaatttaaatctgTTTTTGACCAATTTATTCAGTAATTTTTAAAACACCTAAAAAAGAATGGggtctttattcaatttaagtggtagaagaaaaacaaaatactattaataaaaCTGTATAAATGCAGTGGCGTGAGAAATGCCAAACAGAATATTATGCCTTTTTAGGTACTGAATAATTCAATGTAACATGAGTTATAGTGACAAAATTTTATTCGAATGGGGGGTCAAATCAAAGGTGGTGTGcttaataattaatatacatAGTTCCGATATtatattagtagtactactactagtttTACTTTTAGGCATATGTATTTCATggtgtgttattttttaaatgaattttttgcaACAATCTTTGAAAGTTGTGAAAAAATACAGACTGACTTTATAGTTAATTTCTCATAAAATACAATTTCACCTATCTTCAAATGGATATTGGGCATGGTTAGGAAAAATAGAGAAGAATAAGTGTTTATTGTATATTCCTTGATGATCATGTTCTACATATGCTTCCCCTTTTTACAGGTGTCATACAATATTCATATATGGAATACTATTAATGCTATCAATCTACTCCTCTAATTCTATTCCATGATTTCTGCAGTATCATTGGTGATTGATACTCCTCAATCTTCCCTTGTTTAGCATAATTGATACTCCTCAATCTTCCCTTgtttaacactccccctcaagttgagtggtGAGATCTCCAAAACTCAACTTGCACAATACGCTCGTGAGACTTCTCGAGTTAACAGCCTTGGTGAGAATATCAGCTAGTTGATATTCAGATCGAACGAATGGTagctctactgctccattttcaatgttctccttgatgaaatgtCTGTCGACTTCGACATGTTTCGTCctatcatgttgtactggattttcgGATATGCTGATGGCTGCTTTGTTATCACAGAAGAGTTGACTCTTTTCTAAAGTGAGTCCAATCTCCTTCATTAGTCTTCTTAGCCACAGTATTTCCATTAGCCCACTTTTGATCCCTCTGAATTCTGCTTCGGCGCTTGATAATGCCACTACTTTTTGCTTtttacttctccaagtgactAGATTACCTTCAACAAAGGTAAGATAGCCCGTTGTCGATCTTCTGTCAACTGGGttgcttgcccagtcagcatccgTGTATCCATGCACTCCTCGGGATTCATTCTTCTTGAAC is a window of Salvia splendens isolate huo1 chromosome 3, SspV2, whole genome shotgun sequence DNA encoding:
- the LOC121794775 gene encoding serine/threonine-protein phosphatase PP2A-2 catalytic subunit; amino-acid sequence: MPGHGDLDRQIEQLMECKPLSEAEVKILCDQARAILVEEWNVQPVKCPVTVCGDIHGQFYDLIELFRIGGNAPDTNYLFMGDYVDRGYYSVETVTLLVALKVRYRDRITILRGNHESRQITQVYGFYDECLRKYGNANVWKFFTDLFDYLPLTALIESQIFCLHGGLSPSLDTLDNIRALDRIQEVPHEGPMCDLLWSDPDDRCGWGISPRGAGYTFGQDIASQFNHTNGLTLISRAHQLVMEGFNWCQDKNVVTVFSAPNYCYRCGNMAAILEIGENMEQNFLQFDPAPRQIEPDTTRKTPDYFL